In one Niveibacterium umoris genomic region, the following are encoded:
- a CDS encoding urea ABC transporter substrate-binding protein, with amino-acid sequence MIWRKALLVAVVAIALALAVFAQRRPTPSPIRIGALHSLSGTMAASEAPLVDAVRMAADEINAEGGVLGRPLQVVVADGRSNWDHFAREAERLISQEHVDVLFGCWTSACRRAVKPVVERHRHLMLYPVQYEGMEQSPNILYTGSAPNQQIVPGTHWMLQRFGTRVVLIGSDYVFPRIANLIIRDLVEARGGEIVSERYLPLGARDFAEVVDEIAAARPVVVLNTLNGDSNAAFFDALVRAGLVDQPIMSFSVAEPELKAWGGGRLTRHYAAWSYFQSLPTPANQHFVAAWQQRFGADRQTSDAVEATYIGVKLWAQAVRDAGSPEPQRVDPALLRQTIAGLASLVAVDARTRHVWKMVRVGHARSDGQFEQVFASDQPIRPAPWPGYRSTEEWKRRIEEAAP; translated from the coding sequence ATGATCTGGCGCAAGGCTCTCCTGGTGGCTGTTGTGGCGATCGCCCTGGCGCTGGCGGTTTTCGCACAGCGGCGGCCGACTCCGTCGCCGATCCGCATCGGGGCCCTGCATTCACTCAGTGGCACCATGGCGGCCAGCGAGGCGCCCCTGGTCGACGCGGTGCGCATGGCCGCCGACGAGATCAACGCAGAGGGCGGGGTGCTCGGGCGGCCGCTTCAAGTGGTGGTGGCGGATGGCCGTTCGAACTGGGATCACTTCGCTCGGGAAGCCGAACGCCTGATCAGCCAGGAGCATGTCGATGTGCTGTTCGGCTGCTGGACGTCGGCCTGTCGCAGGGCAGTGAAGCCGGTCGTCGAGCGCCATCGTCACCTCATGCTCTACCCGGTGCAGTACGAAGGGATGGAGCAGTCCCCCAACATCCTGTACACCGGTTCGGCGCCGAATCAGCAGATCGTGCCGGGCACGCACTGGATGCTGCAGCGCTTTGGCACGCGGGTGGTGCTGATCGGCTCGGACTACGTTTTTCCGCGCATCGCCAACCTGATCATCCGCGACCTGGTGGAAGCCCGCGGCGGCGAGATCGTCAGCGAACGCTACCTGCCGCTGGGCGCCCGGGATTTCGCCGAAGTGGTCGACGAAATCGCGGCGGCGCGGCCTGTGGTGGTGCTCAACACGCTTAACGGTGACAGCAACGCCGCCTTTTTTGACGCGCTGGTCCGCGCGGGTCTGGTCGACCAGCCGATCATGTCATTCAGCGTCGCCGAGCCGGAACTCAAGGCTTGGGGTGGCGGGCGCCTGACGCGCCACTACGCCGCCTGGAGCTATTTCCAGTCGCTCCCGACCCCCGCCAACCAGCACTTCGTGGCGGCATGGCAGCAGCGCTTCGGTGCCGATCGGCAGACCAGCGATGCGGTCGAAGCCACCTACATCGGGGTCAAGCTGTGGGCGCAGGCGGTGCGCGATGCCGGCAGCCCGGAGCCGCAGCGCGTCGACCCCGCGCTGTTGCGCCAGACGATTGCCGGTCTCGCCTCGCTGGTCGCGGTCGACGCGCGTACCCGGCATGTGTGGAAGATGGTGCGGGTCGGCCATGCCCGCAGCGACGGCCAGTTCGAACAGGTCTTTGCCTCGGACCAGCCCATCCGCCCCGCGCCTTGGCCCGGCTATCGCTCGACCGAGGAGTGGAAGCGGCGCATCGAAGAGGCTGCGCCGTGA